In Macadamia integrifolia cultivar HAES 741 chromosome 13, SCU_Mint_v3, whole genome shotgun sequence, one DNA window encodes the following:
- the LOC122058746 gene encoding uncharacterized protein LOC122058746 isoform X3, which produces MTGRRCQRRKMMGRGAEGGCGTEEKPCPVSRVSSSSTKILANDQLSASHQRDESFVLDLYVQARKALSERSPYDTEEALLSRVPTLPVGLSDFLTKNYESRKRYKKSHSESAAKSSGQGSISQSPVLPNIWAENEDYFRPITLTDIENLVAVSSIDSSDIQACLSIPSVSGATVRTCDNAVEVSTSSQKNEEVVVEEEQFMEIDGGGADVLPQNEISVLQNEMGSSVRPSSPCGVGVLPLPERCSSVIEPSSPPSSGLQWLLGSKNKILLTSERPSKKRKLLGGDAGLERLVIVLPSEEVGSPTCHVCSLGDNNRMLICDSCKSSVHQKCYGVETFPDGSWLCSWCKVQGNVENNLAGNVAVENGTDVWLRPCVLCSKQGGALKPIDKGVPETKDSDTVKFAHLFCCQWLPEVYVRDLRMMEPILNVEGIKETRKKLVCYLCKVKYGACIRCSYGTCRTAFHPICAREAKHRMEIWGKIETDNVELRAFCAKHSVCQDAAFMQQSSTPSSVFGGGETSLSQPSPLTLMQSEPHKLRCGSNNAEDSMVLCKITDSNCNKSGDVESTGPFSRCRSDCDDAQLIATEALGVGRNNNGDISSMDSLDSVQILKKIIDRGKASVKDVALEIGIPSESLAATLSGERPFCFPDLQSKIIKWLGNHAYMGTSQKNLKIRSNCKISSRSVVAGPDGPNGPNGVAIADSIPPDIAPVKSVPPRRRTKNNTRILKDKKVLSSSKETIIEQNDDGIVINEFSEQPLCLDEEFHDGSGNESVSRNGDCCKDPYATGKPKYTVQYDSSL; this is translated from the exons ATGACAGGAAGGCGATGCCAACGGCGGAAGATGATGGGTAGGGGGGCGGAGGGAGGTTGCGGAACCGAGGAGAAGCCTTGCCctgtttctagggtttcttcttcttccaccaaAATTCTTGCGAACGACCAGTTATCGGCTTCTCATCAAAGAGATGAATCTTTCGTTTTAGATTTATATGTCCAAGCTCGGAAGGCTTTGTCTGAGCGTTCACCGTACGATACCGAAGAGGCCCTGCTCTCTAGGGTTCCTACCCTCCCTGTTGGGTTATCGGATTTCTTGACCAAGAATTATGAAAGTCGGAAGAGgtataaaaaatctcattctgAATCGGCAGCAAAGTCTTCTGGACAAGGTTCGATTTCCCAGAGTCCTGTTTTACCTAATATTTGGGCGGAGAATGAGGATTACTTCAGACCGATTACTTTGACCGATATTGAGAACTTGGTTGCTGTGTCATCGATTGATTCCTCTGATATTCAGGCCTGTTTATCGATTCCTTCGGTTTCGGGTGCTACTGTTAGGACTTGTGACAATGCAGTTGAAGTTAGTACTAGTTCGCAGAAGAATGAGGAGGTTGTGGTGGAGGAAGAGCAGTTTATGGAAATTGATGGTGGGGGAGCTGATGTCTTACCTCAGAACGAAATTAGTGTACTTCAGAATGAAATGGGTTCTTCAGTTAGACCTTCTTCGCCTTGCGGAGTTGGTGTTTTGCCGCTGCCAGAAAGATGTTCTTCAGTGATAGAGCCTTCTTCTCCACCGTCGTCTGGACTACAATGGTTGTTGGGTTCGAAGAATAAAATTCTACTTACGTCTGAGCGACCTTCCAAGAAAAGGAAACTTCTGGGTGGTGATGCAGGATTAGAAAGACTGGTCATTGTGCTGCCTTCAGAAGAAGTGGGGTCACCAACCTGCCATGTTTGTAGCTTGGGCGACAATAACCGAATGCTGATCTGTGATTCATGTAAATCTTCGGTACATCAGAAGTGTTATGGTGTGGAAACTTTTCCAGACGGATCATGGTTATGTTCTTGGTGCAAGGTGCAGGGTAATGTTGAAAATAATTTGGCGGGAAATGTGGCTGTTGAAAATGGGACTGATGTTTGGTTGAGGCCTTGTGTGCTTTGCTCTAAACAGGGTGGTGCTCTGAAACCGATTGACAAAGGCGTACCTGAAACAAAGGATAGTGATACTGTGAAGTTTGCTCACTTGTTTTGTTGTCAATGGTTGCCTGAGGTGTATGTTCGGGACTTGAGGATGATGGAGCCAATCTTGAATGTTGAAGGAATAAAGGAGACTAGGAAAAAATTAGTTTGTTATTTGTGTAAGGTTAAGTATGGTGCCTGCATTCGGTGTAGCTACG GGACTTGCAGGACTGCTTTTCATCCTATATGTGCAAGGGAGGCTAAACACAGGATGGAGATTTGGGGAAAGATTGAGACAGATAAT GTTGAATTACGGGCTTTCTGCGCAAAGCACTCGGTATGTCAGGATGCTGCTTTTATGCAACAATCAAGTACTCCTTCGTCTGTGTTTGGTGGTGGTGAGACTTCTTTATCTCAGCCTTCACCTTTGACACTGATGCAAAGTGAACCTCACAAGTTAAGGTGTGGAAGCAACAATGCGGAAGATAGCATGGTCCTTTGTAAAATCACTGATAGTAATTGTAATAAATCTGGGGATGTTGAGAGTACTGGACCGTTTTCTAGATGTAGGTCTGACTGTGACGATGCACAGCTCATTGCCACGGAGGCACTTGGAGTTGGAAGGAACAACAATGGGGATATTAGTTCGATGGACTCCCTTGATTCTGTACAAATTCTGAAGAAG ATAATTGATCGAGGAAAAGCCTCTGTGAAAGATGTAGCATTAGAGATTGGTATTCCATCAGAGTCATTGGCTGCAACACTTTCg GGGGAGCGCCCCTTCTGTTTCCCTGACTTGCAGTCCAAGATAATCAAATGGCTTGGAAATCATGCTTATATGGGTACTTCAcagaaaaacttgaaaattaggAGCAACTGCAAGATTTCATCAAGGTCTGTGGTTGCAGGGCCTGATGGTCCTAATGGTCCTAATGGAGTTGCAATAGCAGATTCCATTCCCCCAGATATTGCTCCTGTTAAGTCAGTGCCACCAAGGAGAAGAACAAAGAATAACACAAGGATTTTGAAGGATAAGAAAGTTTTATCTTCGTCCAAGGAAACAATTATTGAGCAAAATGATGATGGAATAGTGATTAATGAGTTCAGCGAACAACCGCTTTGTCTCGATGAAGAGTTTCATGATGGTTCTGGTAATGAATCTGTTTCTCGTAATGGAGATTGTTGCAAAGACCCTTATGCCACTGGCAAG CCAAAATATACTGTGCAGTATGACTCAAGTTTATGA
- the LOC122058746 gene encoding uncharacterized protein LOC122058746 isoform X1: MTGRRCQRRKMMGRGAEGGCGTEEKPCPVSRVSSSSTKILANDQLSASHQRDESFVLDLYVQARKALSERSPYDTEEALLSRVPTLPVGLSDFLTKNYESRKRYKKSHSESAAKSSGQGSISQSPVLPNIWAENEDYFRPITLTDIENLVAVSSIDSSDIQACLSIPSVSGATVRTCDNAVEVSTSSQKNEEVVVEEEQFMEIDGGGADVLPQNEISVLQNEMGSSVRPSSPCGVGVLPLPERCSSVIEPSSPPSSGLQWLLGSKNKILLTSERPSKKRKLLGGDAGLERLVIVLPSEEVGSPTCHVCSLGDNNRMLICDSCKSSVHQKCYGVETFPDGSWLCSWCKVQGNVENNLAGNVAVENGTDVWLRPCVLCSKQGGALKPIDKGVPETKDSDTVKFAHLFCCQWLPEVYVRDLRMMEPILNVEGIKETRKKLVCYLCKVKYGACIRCSYGTCRTAFHPICAREAKHRMEIWGKIETDNVELRAFCAKHSVCQDAAFMQQSSTPSSVFGGGETSLSQPSPLTLMQSEPHKLRCGSNNAEDSMVLCKITDSNCNKSGDVESTGPFSRCRSDCDDAQLIATEALGVGRNNNGDISSMDSLDSVQILKKIIDRGKASVKDVALEIGIPSESLAATLSGERPFCFPDLQSKIIKWLGNHAYMGTSQKNLKIRSNCKISSRSVVAGPDGPNGPNGVAIADSIPPDIAPVKSVPPRRRTKNNTRILKDKKVLSSSKETIIEQNDDGIVINEFSEQPLCLDEEFHDGSGNESVSRNGDCCKDPYATGKVYNLFCLQNVGSFKLFLARYCSF, from the exons ATGACAGGAAGGCGATGCCAACGGCGGAAGATGATGGGTAGGGGGGCGGAGGGAGGTTGCGGAACCGAGGAGAAGCCTTGCCctgtttctagggtttcttcttcttccaccaaAATTCTTGCGAACGACCAGTTATCGGCTTCTCATCAAAGAGATGAATCTTTCGTTTTAGATTTATATGTCCAAGCTCGGAAGGCTTTGTCTGAGCGTTCACCGTACGATACCGAAGAGGCCCTGCTCTCTAGGGTTCCTACCCTCCCTGTTGGGTTATCGGATTTCTTGACCAAGAATTATGAAAGTCGGAAGAGgtataaaaaatctcattctgAATCGGCAGCAAAGTCTTCTGGACAAGGTTCGATTTCCCAGAGTCCTGTTTTACCTAATATTTGGGCGGAGAATGAGGATTACTTCAGACCGATTACTTTGACCGATATTGAGAACTTGGTTGCTGTGTCATCGATTGATTCCTCTGATATTCAGGCCTGTTTATCGATTCCTTCGGTTTCGGGTGCTACTGTTAGGACTTGTGACAATGCAGTTGAAGTTAGTACTAGTTCGCAGAAGAATGAGGAGGTTGTGGTGGAGGAAGAGCAGTTTATGGAAATTGATGGTGGGGGAGCTGATGTCTTACCTCAGAACGAAATTAGTGTACTTCAGAATGAAATGGGTTCTTCAGTTAGACCTTCTTCGCCTTGCGGAGTTGGTGTTTTGCCGCTGCCAGAAAGATGTTCTTCAGTGATAGAGCCTTCTTCTCCACCGTCGTCTGGACTACAATGGTTGTTGGGTTCGAAGAATAAAATTCTACTTACGTCTGAGCGACCTTCCAAGAAAAGGAAACTTCTGGGTGGTGATGCAGGATTAGAAAGACTGGTCATTGTGCTGCCTTCAGAAGAAGTGGGGTCACCAACCTGCCATGTTTGTAGCTTGGGCGACAATAACCGAATGCTGATCTGTGATTCATGTAAATCTTCGGTACATCAGAAGTGTTATGGTGTGGAAACTTTTCCAGACGGATCATGGTTATGTTCTTGGTGCAAGGTGCAGGGTAATGTTGAAAATAATTTGGCGGGAAATGTGGCTGTTGAAAATGGGACTGATGTTTGGTTGAGGCCTTGTGTGCTTTGCTCTAAACAGGGTGGTGCTCTGAAACCGATTGACAAAGGCGTACCTGAAACAAAGGATAGTGATACTGTGAAGTTTGCTCACTTGTTTTGTTGTCAATGGTTGCCTGAGGTGTATGTTCGGGACTTGAGGATGATGGAGCCAATCTTGAATGTTGAAGGAATAAAGGAGACTAGGAAAAAATTAGTTTGTTATTTGTGTAAGGTTAAGTATGGTGCCTGCATTCGGTGTAGCTACG GGACTTGCAGGACTGCTTTTCATCCTATATGTGCAAGGGAGGCTAAACACAGGATGGAGATTTGGGGAAAGATTGAGACAGATAAT GTTGAATTACGGGCTTTCTGCGCAAAGCACTCGGTATGTCAGGATGCTGCTTTTATGCAACAATCAAGTACTCCTTCGTCTGTGTTTGGTGGTGGTGAGACTTCTTTATCTCAGCCTTCACCTTTGACACTGATGCAAAGTGAACCTCACAAGTTAAGGTGTGGAAGCAACAATGCGGAAGATAGCATGGTCCTTTGTAAAATCACTGATAGTAATTGTAATAAATCTGGGGATGTTGAGAGTACTGGACCGTTTTCTAGATGTAGGTCTGACTGTGACGATGCACAGCTCATTGCCACGGAGGCACTTGGAGTTGGAAGGAACAACAATGGGGATATTAGTTCGATGGACTCCCTTGATTCTGTACAAATTCTGAAGAAG ATAATTGATCGAGGAAAAGCCTCTGTGAAAGATGTAGCATTAGAGATTGGTATTCCATCAGAGTCATTGGCTGCAACACTTTCg GGGGAGCGCCCCTTCTGTTTCCCTGACTTGCAGTCCAAGATAATCAAATGGCTTGGAAATCATGCTTATATGGGTACTTCAcagaaaaacttgaaaattaggAGCAACTGCAAGATTTCATCAAGGTCTGTGGTTGCAGGGCCTGATGGTCCTAATGGTCCTAATGGAGTTGCAATAGCAGATTCCATTCCCCCAGATATTGCTCCTGTTAAGTCAGTGCCACCAAGGAGAAGAACAAAGAATAACACAAGGATTTTGAAGGATAAGAAAGTTTTATCTTCGTCCAAGGAAACAATTATTGAGCAAAATGATGATGGAATAGTGATTAATGAGTTCAGCGAACAACCGCTTTGTCTCGATGAAGAGTTTCATGATGGTTCTGGTAATGAATCTGTTTCTCGTAATGGAGATTGTTGCAAAGACCCTTATGCCACTGGCAAG GTATATAATTTGTTTTGCCTTCAGAATGTTGGTTCCTTCAAGCTGTTTTTGGCCAGGTACTGCTCTTTCTAA
- the LOC122058746 gene encoding uncharacterized protein LOC122058746 isoform X2: protein MTGRRCQRRKMMGRGAEGGCGTEEKPCPVSRVSSSSTKILANDQLSASHQRDESFVLDLYVQARKALSERSPYDTEEALLSRVPTLPVGLSDFLTKNYESRKRYKKSHSESAAKSSGQGSISQSPVLPNIWAENEDYFRPITLTDIENLVAVSSIDSSDIQACLSIPSVSGATVRTCDNAVEVSTSSQKNEEVVVEEEQFMEIDGGGADVLPQNEISVLQNEMGSSVRPSSPCGVGVLPLPERCSSVIEPSSPPSSGLQWLLGSKNKILLTSERPSKKRKLLGGDAGLERLVIVLPSEEVGSPTCHVCSLGDNNRMLICDSCKSSVHQKCYGVETFPDGSWLCSWCKVQGNVENNLAGNVAVENGTDVWLRPCVLCSKQGGALKPIDKGVPETKDSDTVKFAHLFCCQWLPEVYVRDLRMMEPILNVEGIKETRKKLVCYLCKVKYGACIRCSYGTCRTAFHPICAREAKHRMEIWGKIETDNVELRAFCAKHSVCQDAAFMQQSSTPSSVFGGGETSLSQPSPLTLMQSEPHKLRCGSNNAEDSMVLCKITDSNCNKSGDVESTGPFSRCRSDCDDAQLIATEALGVGRNNNGDISSMDSLDSVQILKKIIDRGKASVKDVALEIGIPSESLAATLSGERPFCFPDLQSKIIKWLGNHAYMGTSQKNLKIRSNCKISSRSVVAGPDGPNGPNGVAIADSIPPDIAPVKSVPPRRRTKNNTRILKDKKVLSSSKETIIEQNDDGIVINEFSEQPLCLDEEFHDGSGNESVSRNGDCCKDPYATGKVYNLFCLQNVGSFKLFLARI from the exons ATGACAGGAAGGCGATGCCAACGGCGGAAGATGATGGGTAGGGGGGCGGAGGGAGGTTGCGGAACCGAGGAGAAGCCTTGCCctgtttctagggtttcttcttcttccaccaaAATTCTTGCGAACGACCAGTTATCGGCTTCTCATCAAAGAGATGAATCTTTCGTTTTAGATTTATATGTCCAAGCTCGGAAGGCTTTGTCTGAGCGTTCACCGTACGATACCGAAGAGGCCCTGCTCTCTAGGGTTCCTACCCTCCCTGTTGGGTTATCGGATTTCTTGACCAAGAATTATGAAAGTCGGAAGAGgtataaaaaatctcattctgAATCGGCAGCAAAGTCTTCTGGACAAGGTTCGATTTCCCAGAGTCCTGTTTTACCTAATATTTGGGCGGAGAATGAGGATTACTTCAGACCGATTACTTTGACCGATATTGAGAACTTGGTTGCTGTGTCATCGATTGATTCCTCTGATATTCAGGCCTGTTTATCGATTCCTTCGGTTTCGGGTGCTACTGTTAGGACTTGTGACAATGCAGTTGAAGTTAGTACTAGTTCGCAGAAGAATGAGGAGGTTGTGGTGGAGGAAGAGCAGTTTATGGAAATTGATGGTGGGGGAGCTGATGTCTTACCTCAGAACGAAATTAGTGTACTTCAGAATGAAATGGGTTCTTCAGTTAGACCTTCTTCGCCTTGCGGAGTTGGTGTTTTGCCGCTGCCAGAAAGATGTTCTTCAGTGATAGAGCCTTCTTCTCCACCGTCGTCTGGACTACAATGGTTGTTGGGTTCGAAGAATAAAATTCTACTTACGTCTGAGCGACCTTCCAAGAAAAGGAAACTTCTGGGTGGTGATGCAGGATTAGAAAGACTGGTCATTGTGCTGCCTTCAGAAGAAGTGGGGTCACCAACCTGCCATGTTTGTAGCTTGGGCGACAATAACCGAATGCTGATCTGTGATTCATGTAAATCTTCGGTACATCAGAAGTGTTATGGTGTGGAAACTTTTCCAGACGGATCATGGTTATGTTCTTGGTGCAAGGTGCAGGGTAATGTTGAAAATAATTTGGCGGGAAATGTGGCTGTTGAAAATGGGACTGATGTTTGGTTGAGGCCTTGTGTGCTTTGCTCTAAACAGGGTGGTGCTCTGAAACCGATTGACAAAGGCGTACCTGAAACAAAGGATAGTGATACTGTGAAGTTTGCTCACTTGTTTTGTTGTCAATGGTTGCCTGAGGTGTATGTTCGGGACTTGAGGATGATGGAGCCAATCTTGAATGTTGAAGGAATAAAGGAGACTAGGAAAAAATTAGTTTGTTATTTGTGTAAGGTTAAGTATGGTGCCTGCATTCGGTGTAGCTACG GGACTTGCAGGACTGCTTTTCATCCTATATGTGCAAGGGAGGCTAAACACAGGATGGAGATTTGGGGAAAGATTGAGACAGATAAT GTTGAATTACGGGCTTTCTGCGCAAAGCACTCGGTATGTCAGGATGCTGCTTTTATGCAACAATCAAGTACTCCTTCGTCTGTGTTTGGTGGTGGTGAGACTTCTTTATCTCAGCCTTCACCTTTGACACTGATGCAAAGTGAACCTCACAAGTTAAGGTGTGGAAGCAACAATGCGGAAGATAGCATGGTCCTTTGTAAAATCACTGATAGTAATTGTAATAAATCTGGGGATGTTGAGAGTACTGGACCGTTTTCTAGATGTAGGTCTGACTGTGACGATGCACAGCTCATTGCCACGGAGGCACTTGGAGTTGGAAGGAACAACAATGGGGATATTAGTTCGATGGACTCCCTTGATTCTGTACAAATTCTGAAGAAG ATAATTGATCGAGGAAAAGCCTCTGTGAAAGATGTAGCATTAGAGATTGGTATTCCATCAGAGTCATTGGCTGCAACACTTTCg GGGGAGCGCCCCTTCTGTTTCCCTGACTTGCAGTCCAAGATAATCAAATGGCTTGGAAATCATGCTTATATGGGTACTTCAcagaaaaacttgaaaattaggAGCAACTGCAAGATTTCATCAAGGTCTGTGGTTGCAGGGCCTGATGGTCCTAATGGTCCTAATGGAGTTGCAATAGCAGATTCCATTCCCCCAGATATTGCTCCTGTTAAGTCAGTGCCACCAAGGAGAAGAACAAAGAATAACACAAGGATTTTGAAGGATAAGAAAGTTTTATCTTCGTCCAAGGAAACAATTATTGAGCAAAATGATGATGGAATAGTGATTAATGAGTTCAGCGAACAACCGCTTTGTCTCGATGAAGAGTTTCATGATGGTTCTGGTAATGAATCTGTTTCTCGTAATGGAGATTGTTGCAAAGACCCTTATGCCACTGGCAAG GTATATAATTTGTTTTGCCTTCAGAATGTTGGTTCCTTCAAGCTGTTTTTGGCCAG GATTTAG
- the LOC122058746 gene encoding uncharacterized protein LOC122058746 isoform X4 — translation MTGRRCQRRKMMGRGAEGGCGTEEKPCPVSRVSSSSTKILANDQLSASHQRDESFVLDLYVQARKALSERSPYDTEEALLSRVPTLPVGLSDFLTKNYESRKRYKKSHSESAAKSSGQGSISQSPVLPNIWAENEDYFRPITLTDIENLVAVSSIDSSDIQACLSIPSVSGATVRTCDNAVEVSTSSQKNEEVVVEEEQFMEIDGGGADVLPQNEISVLQNEMGSSVRPSSPCGVGVLPLPERCSSVIEPSSPPSSGLQWLLGSKNKILLTSERPSKKRKLLGGDAGLERLVIVLPSEEVGSPTCHVCSLGDNNRMLICDSCKSSVHQKCYGVETFPDGSWLCSWCKVQGNVENNLAGNVAVENGTDVWLRPCVLCSKQGGALKPIDKGVPETKDSDTVKFAHLFCCQWLPEVYVRDLRMMEPILNVEGIKETRKKLVCYLCKVKYGACIRCSYGTCRTAFHPICAREAKHRMEIWGKIETDNVELRAFCAKHSVCQDAAFMQQSSTPSSVFGGGETSLSQPSPLTLMQSEPHKLRCGSNNAEDSMVLCKITDSNCNKSGDVESTGPFSRCRSDCDDAQLIATEALGVGRNNNGDISSMDSLDSVQILKKIIDRGKASVKDVALEIGIPSESLAATLSGERPFCFPDLQSKIIKWLGNHAYMGTSQKNLKIRSNCKISSRSVVAGPDGPNGPNGVAIADSIPPDIAPVKSVPPRRRTKNNTRILKDKKVLSSSKETIIEQNDDGIVINEFSEQPLCLDEEFHDGSGNESVSRNGDCCKDPYATGKP, via the exons ATGACAGGAAGGCGATGCCAACGGCGGAAGATGATGGGTAGGGGGGCGGAGGGAGGTTGCGGAACCGAGGAGAAGCCTTGCCctgtttctagggtttcttcttcttccaccaaAATTCTTGCGAACGACCAGTTATCGGCTTCTCATCAAAGAGATGAATCTTTCGTTTTAGATTTATATGTCCAAGCTCGGAAGGCTTTGTCTGAGCGTTCACCGTACGATACCGAAGAGGCCCTGCTCTCTAGGGTTCCTACCCTCCCTGTTGGGTTATCGGATTTCTTGACCAAGAATTATGAAAGTCGGAAGAGgtataaaaaatctcattctgAATCGGCAGCAAAGTCTTCTGGACAAGGTTCGATTTCCCAGAGTCCTGTTTTACCTAATATTTGGGCGGAGAATGAGGATTACTTCAGACCGATTACTTTGACCGATATTGAGAACTTGGTTGCTGTGTCATCGATTGATTCCTCTGATATTCAGGCCTGTTTATCGATTCCTTCGGTTTCGGGTGCTACTGTTAGGACTTGTGACAATGCAGTTGAAGTTAGTACTAGTTCGCAGAAGAATGAGGAGGTTGTGGTGGAGGAAGAGCAGTTTATGGAAATTGATGGTGGGGGAGCTGATGTCTTACCTCAGAACGAAATTAGTGTACTTCAGAATGAAATGGGTTCTTCAGTTAGACCTTCTTCGCCTTGCGGAGTTGGTGTTTTGCCGCTGCCAGAAAGATGTTCTTCAGTGATAGAGCCTTCTTCTCCACCGTCGTCTGGACTACAATGGTTGTTGGGTTCGAAGAATAAAATTCTACTTACGTCTGAGCGACCTTCCAAGAAAAGGAAACTTCTGGGTGGTGATGCAGGATTAGAAAGACTGGTCATTGTGCTGCCTTCAGAAGAAGTGGGGTCACCAACCTGCCATGTTTGTAGCTTGGGCGACAATAACCGAATGCTGATCTGTGATTCATGTAAATCTTCGGTACATCAGAAGTGTTATGGTGTGGAAACTTTTCCAGACGGATCATGGTTATGTTCTTGGTGCAAGGTGCAGGGTAATGTTGAAAATAATTTGGCGGGAAATGTGGCTGTTGAAAATGGGACTGATGTTTGGTTGAGGCCTTGTGTGCTTTGCTCTAAACAGGGTGGTGCTCTGAAACCGATTGACAAAGGCGTACCTGAAACAAAGGATAGTGATACTGTGAAGTTTGCTCACTTGTTTTGTTGTCAATGGTTGCCTGAGGTGTATGTTCGGGACTTGAGGATGATGGAGCCAATCTTGAATGTTGAAGGAATAAAGGAGACTAGGAAAAAATTAGTTTGTTATTTGTGTAAGGTTAAGTATGGTGCCTGCATTCGGTGTAGCTACG GGACTTGCAGGACTGCTTTTCATCCTATATGTGCAAGGGAGGCTAAACACAGGATGGAGATTTGGGGAAAGATTGAGACAGATAAT GTTGAATTACGGGCTTTCTGCGCAAAGCACTCGGTATGTCAGGATGCTGCTTTTATGCAACAATCAAGTACTCCTTCGTCTGTGTTTGGTGGTGGTGAGACTTCTTTATCTCAGCCTTCACCTTTGACACTGATGCAAAGTGAACCTCACAAGTTAAGGTGTGGAAGCAACAATGCGGAAGATAGCATGGTCCTTTGTAAAATCACTGATAGTAATTGTAATAAATCTGGGGATGTTGAGAGTACTGGACCGTTTTCTAGATGTAGGTCTGACTGTGACGATGCACAGCTCATTGCCACGGAGGCACTTGGAGTTGGAAGGAACAACAATGGGGATATTAGTTCGATGGACTCCCTTGATTCTGTACAAATTCTGAAGAAG ATAATTGATCGAGGAAAAGCCTCTGTGAAAGATGTAGCATTAGAGATTGGTATTCCATCAGAGTCATTGGCTGCAACACTTTCg GGGGAGCGCCCCTTCTGTTTCCCTGACTTGCAGTCCAAGATAATCAAATGGCTTGGAAATCATGCTTATATGGGTACTTCAcagaaaaacttgaaaattaggAGCAACTGCAAGATTTCATCAAGGTCTGTGGTTGCAGGGCCTGATGGTCCTAATGGTCCTAATGGAGTTGCAATAGCAGATTCCATTCCCCCAGATATTGCTCCTGTTAAGTCAGTGCCACCAAGGAGAAGAACAAAGAATAACACAAGGATTTTGAAGGATAAGAAAGTTTTATCTTCGTCCAAGGAAACAATTATTGAGCAAAATGATGATGGAATAGTGATTAATGAGTTCAGCGAACAACCGCTTTGTCTCGATGAAGAGTTTCATGATGGTTCTGGTAATGAATCTGTTTCTCGTAATGGAGATTGTTGCAAAGACCCTTATGCCACTGGCAAG CCCTAA